One genomic segment of Candidatus Thermoplasmatota archaeon includes these proteins:
- a CDS encoding ADP-dependent glucokinase/phosphofructokinase has product MQQYKSCIEYVRNNLAHAVIFGFNTNIDIIKKVRGYELEKISSYPSLKSLRECVRKGLQKELFVPKSTINFLTKKLHYDIIRIGGQAGNMANDAAKLNVDVYLHLANKSNDVIKLLDRKIFVATKNKFLRACKFKGTTGLPNTHYILEFEKGDVFENRKIPFSNRFIATYDYENSQLLLDRNFITNVPKVIKSIDKAVIAGFHILSESYAYKILKIKDLLLKWKRLNKKIFIHLEMGEFQSALVLQHVMKYLLPIVDSIGFNEFEFEQMRYSNEGLIDFCARMLKSTKQLIYHTREFSICAGKCSEQRMHNSLLFASLATCYKARYGYMPSFDELNNFVPNKPNKKGVELQKNIAYWEKSLTRAFAVPSFTVEKPRYVVGLGDCFTAASLIAL; this is encoded by the coding sequence ATGCAGCAATATAAATCTTGCATAGAATATGTACGCAATAATTTAGCGCATGCTGTAATCTTTGGCTTCAATACTAATATAGACATAATCAAAAAAGTTAGAGGTTATGAGTTAGAAAAAATAAGCTCTTATCCGAGTTTAAAATCGTTGCGTGAGTGCGTTAGAAAAGGTTTGCAGAAAGAGCTTTTTGTACCAAAATCTACAATCAATTTCCTAACTAAAAAATTGCATTACGATATCATAAGAATTGGTGGGCAAGCCGGTAATATGGCAAACGACGCTGCTAAACTCAATGTCGATGTTTACCTTCACTTAGCGAACAAGAGTAACGATGTAATAAAACTTTTAGATAGGAAGATTTTCGTAGCAACTAAAAACAAATTCCTACGAGCATGTAAATTTAAAGGCACTACAGGACTACCAAATACTCATTACATATTGGAATTTGAAAAAGGTGATGTGTTTGAAAATAGGAAGATACCATTTAGCAATAGGTTTATCGCTACTTACGATTACGAAAATTCTCAACTATTGCTGGATCGCAATTTTATAACCAACGTTCCTAAAGTAATAAAAAGCATTGACAAAGCTGTAATTGCTGGCTTCCATATATTAAGCGAAAGCTATGCATATAAAATATTAAAAATCAAAGATTTGCTTTTGAAATGGAAGCGGTTAAACAAAAAAATTTTTATTCACTTAGAAATGGGCGAATTTCAAAGCGCTTTAGTATTACAACATGTAATGAAATATTTACTGCCTATTGTAGATAGTATCGGTTTTAACGAGTTTGAATTCGAGCAAATGCGCTACTCAAATGAAGGTTTAATTGATTTTTGCGCACGAATGCTCAAAAGCACAAAGCAGCTAATATATCATACTCGTGAGTTCTCAATTTGCGCTGGTAAATGCAGCGAACAGCGAATGCATAATTCTTTGCTGTTCGCTTCACTCGCTACATGCTATAAAGCGAGGTATGGTTACATGCCAAGCTTTGATGAACTAAATAATTTCGTTCCTAACAAGCCAAATAAGAAAGGTGTTGAGCTGCAGAAAAATATAGCCTATTGGGAAAAGAGCTTAACTAGAGCTTTTGCTGTACCTTCTTTTACTGTAGAAAAACCAAGATATGTTGTCGGCTTAGGAGACTGCTTTACAGCTGCAAGTTTGATTGCACTATAG
- a CDS encoding class I SAM-dependent methyltransferase gives MDKKNRIKRAYNETADFYNSRYKEIQYEKYRSIFASPYLSAENLKCKILDLGCGTGLLLEFLKESKLPYIVGIDISAEMLKFSKEEKILGDVEMLPFKDNSFDLAFSFTVIQNLPTLKILEEVSRILKPDSIFAFTVLKKKLPTKLLQNLAKNKFTILEKLDSNEDCGFICRNEKIAIKNKL, from the coding sequence ATGGATAAAAAGAATAGAATAAAGCGAGCTTATAACGAAACTGCTGATTTTTACAATTCTAGGTATAAAGAAATTCAATATGAGAAATACAGAAGTATTTTCGCATCGCCTTACCTTTCTGCTGAAAATCTCAAATGCAAAATTCTAGACCTTGGTTGTGGTACAGGCTTACTTCTGGAGTTTTTAAAAGAGAGCAAACTCCCATATATTGTAGGTATAGATATTTCTGCCGAAATGCTAAAATTTTCTAAAGAAGAAAAAATACTTGGCGATGTAGAAATGCTACCATTCAAAGACAATTCCTTTGATCTCGCTTTTTCTTTTACAGTAATTCAAAATTTACCTACACTTAAAATTTTGGAAGAAGTGAGCAGGATTTTAAAGCCTGATAGTATCTTCGCATTCACAGTACTGAAGAAGAAGCTTCCAACAAAACTGCTTCAAAACCTTGCTAAAAACAAGTTCACTATTCTTGAAAAATTGGATAGCAATGAAGATTGTGGCTTTATCTGCAGAAACGAAAAAATAGCAATTAAGAATAAGCTATAG
- a CDS encoding amylo-alpha-1,6-glucosidase: protein MFCGKKKLEFSYKPEESQKESYAYNLRIILRNPRIEYGQSVFSCSIDNYTVPNRDYSYEGLCALINNENWKFLDGIAIKLENFKLIPQCVRATPWYASYEYKFENCLLKAKYELLETGLKVSFATTKKLPKISIAPLVDIRHMHEKSDFASHKIKFNNNYLTITKDSKKCYIAGNLKFENIDINGQEWVYKLGSGFRKKIDDNIVFQDERRVIMKIEGITLIPKTERSAELFVLCNTEKVKRSKQIELIRLNFLSKYFKFFGSRYGVFYELALLARAYCLLNNFGIFVNNICLPDAGFGWFRQLWLRDCFEGLYNNFGIYYNYNRKYIEKALRLAFRYQDSESGLIPTFIKGKPVYNSLDTSFLCFLTGFKYLDYCKEPKTKAELISRASILAQNIGKVYKLSDEELLLTPCDISWVDSKVGNTPTRLPEHWAVDEYYYLVEVNALWLRFLSELEKVSDNVFASADRKSAFKRVFFYNDILCDIVSEDMRRNEIENSLSVVALALLPDLFSNNELERIFNSLKKSFVYRNGKLFGLVVRNIGEVYLNDEQYHKRVFWPRDLPYFIKFLLSLKKLELVEQILINVLEHQMYEGAVFYTQELFSPSYTMAVPVKNPAQYWSQFVEPFLWFYNTVKSDKHAAI from the coding sequence ATGTTCTGTGGAAAGAAGAAACTTGAGTTTAGCTACAAGCCTGAAGAATCGCAAAAGGAAAGCTATGCATACAACTTGCGTATTATTTTGCGCAATCCTCGTATAGAATATGGCCAGAGCGTTTTCTCGTGCAGTATTGATAATTATACAGTCCCAAATCGAGATTATAGTTACGAAGGGCTTTGCGCGTTAATTAATAACGAAAACTGGAAATTTTTAGATGGTATAGCCATTAAATTAGAAAATTTTAAATTAATACCGCAATGCGTTAGAGCAACACCTTGGTATGCGAGCTACGAATACAAGTTTGAAAATTGTTTATTAAAAGCCAAATATGAGCTTTTAGAAACAGGCTTGAAAGTTAGCTTTGCAACTACTAAAAAATTACCTAAAATTTCTATAGCTCCTTTAGTAGATATAAGACACATGCATGAGAAGTCTGATTTTGCCAGTCACAAAATCAAATTTAATAATAACTATCTGACAATCACAAAAGATTCAAAAAAATGCTACATAGCTGGTAATTTAAAGTTTGAAAATATCGATATTAATGGGCAGGAATGGGTTTATAAATTAGGCTCTGGCTTCAGAAAGAAAATCGATGATAATATAGTATTTCAAGACGAAAGAAGAGTTATTATGAAGATCGAGGGTATAACATTGATTCCTAAAACTGAAAGAAGCGCTGAGCTTTTTGTTTTATGCAATACAGAAAAAGTCAAGCGTAGTAAGCAAATAGAATTGATAAGATTGAATTTTTTAAGCAAGTATTTTAAGTTTTTTGGCTCTAGATATGGCGTGTTTTACGAACTAGCGCTTTTAGCAAGGGCCTATTGCTTATTAAACAATTTTGGAATTTTTGTAAATAACATCTGTCTGCCAGATGCTGGCTTCGGCTGGTTTCGCCAGCTATGGCTTAGAGATTGCTTTGAAGGACTTTATAATAATTTTGGTATTTATTATAATTACAATCGCAAATATATAGAAAAGGCATTAAGATTGGCATTTCGCTACCAAGATTCTGAAAGCGGACTCATACCAACGTTTATCAAAGGCAAGCCTGTCTACAACAGTCTGGATACATCTTTTCTTTGCTTTCTCACAGGCTTTAAGTATTTGGATTATTGTAAAGAGCCAAAAACGAAAGCAGAGCTTATTTCACGTGCAAGTATACTGGCTCAGAATATAGGAAAAGTTTATAAATTATCAGATGAGGAATTATTACTAACACCTTGCGATATAAGCTGGGTTGATTCTAAAGTTGGTAATACGCCCACAAGGCTTCCGGAGCATTGGGCTGTAGATGAATATTATTATTTAGTAGAAGTAAACGCACTTTGGCTGAGATTTCTTAGCGAACTTGAGAAAGTCAGTGATAACGTGTTTGCATCAGCTGATAGAAAGAGTGCGTTCAAAAGAGTTTTCTTTTATAACGATATACTATGCGATATTGTTTCTGAAGATATGAGAAGAAACGAAATCGAGAATTCATTAAGTGTGGTTGCGCTTGCCCTTTTACCAGACTTGTTTTCAAATAACGAACTTGAAAGAATTTTTAATAGCTTGAAAAAATCGTTTGTATATAGAAACGGAAAATTATTCGGTTTAGTTGTAAGGAACATAGGAGAAGTTTATTTGAATGACGAGCAGTATCATAAAAGAGTTTTCTGGCCTCGTGATCTACCTTACTTTATTAAATTTTTACTGAGTTTAAAAAAATTAGAGTTGGTAGAGCAGATTTTAATAAACGTATTAGAGCATCAAATGTACGAAGGGGCTGTTTTCTATACCCAAGAACTATTCTCGCCTTCATATACAATGGCAGTGCCTGTAAAAAATCCAGCTCAATACTGGTCTCAGTTTGTAGAGCCTTTTTTGTGGTTTTATAATACTGTTAAAAGTGACAAGCATGCAGCAATATAA